The following coding sequences are from one Capsicum annuum cultivar UCD-10X-F1 chromosome 3, UCD10Xv1.1, whole genome shotgun sequence window:
- the LOC124896626 gene encoding uncharacterized protein LOC124896626, with product MRFWEDLDEVVRGVPSSEKIVVAGDFNGHIEAFPGGFGDVHGGFGFGERNEEGAALLEFLRSFGLKVETKKGAYAKLVESKDDEEKGAFREEYKLARKTAKLAVTATKTAVFESLYVGLEEKGGEKSLFGLAKARD from the exons ATGCGATTTTGGGAGGACTTGGATGAGGTGgttagaggcgtgcctagctctgagaagattgttgtagcaggggattttaATGGACACATCGAGGCATTTCCGGGAGGCTTTGgcgatgtgcatggtggttttggttttggggagagaaatgaagagggagcTGCTCTATTGGAATTTttgaggtcctttgggctg aaagtggagactaagaagggggcATATgcaaagttggttgagagtaaggatgatgaAGAGAAGGGGGCTTTTAGGGAGGAGTACAAGCTAGCAAGGAAGACGGCTAAGCTTGCCGTTACGGCAACTAAGACGGCAgtgtttgagagcttgtatgtggggttagaagagaaaggaggggaaaaaagTTTGTTTGGACTGGCAAAGGCTAGGGACTAA